ACGCGATCCGGGCTATCTATGGTCTCGGCCTGTTTTCCGATGTGCGCATCAAGGGCGAGGTGACCGACGAGCAGACGATCGACCTGATCATTGAGGTTGAAGAATATCCACGCGTCACAAGGGTGGAGTATTCCGGCAATGACAAGCTCGATGATGATGATATCAAAGAGGTTGATTCGATCGAGGTCGGACGACAGATTCCACCCCATGAACTGAAGCAGGCGACTGAACGAATTCGCCGCAAATACCAGGATAAGGGTTATTACCTGGTAAATATCGAGACTGAATTGAAGCCCGTCGAGGGGAGTCAGCTAAATCATGAACTCCTGATTAAACTCGATGAGGGCCCCAAGATCCGTATCATGGATATCGTCTTTGAGGGCAACGACGTCTTCACAGATGACAAGTTGCGGGGAAAGATGGGTAACAAACCCAAGGGCTTTCTGCGTTCGGGGAATTTTGATCCGGAGAAGCATGAAGAAGACAAAGAAAAAATTATCGAGTTTTATCATGAGAAGGGTTATCTCGATGCCGATATTCTGCACGATACCGTAATTGTGCACGAGGACGATCCGCGCTGGATGACTGTCAAAATCGAAGTCTATGAGGGTATTCAATACCGCTATGGCGACACGAAATTTACCGGCAATAAAATCTACGGCGACAAGCTTCTCCACAGCCGTTTGAAATACGACGAAGGCGACATTTTTAATTCCGAGAAATTCGAAGAATCGATTTCTGAACTGTATGCTGTCTACCAGGAAGACGGCTATATTCATGCCCGTATCTTTGAGAACATCAGCACGGTCGACAGCATCCTGAATATCGAATTCGAGGTTTCCGAGGGTGTCCCGGCCAAGATCCACAAGATCGTCATAAACGGCAATACCAAGACCAAGGAGAAGGTTATCCGGCGCGAGATGGCTTCACGACCGGGTCAGGTTTTCCGCCGTTCGGCTTTGATGAGATCTGTGCGAAATGTGATGCTCCTGAATTACTTTGGCAAAGCTGAGCCGGATTTCAAGGTTCTTCCCAATGGCGATGTCGATCTGATTCTCGAAGTCGAAGAGAAGCCGACCGGGCAGTTCAACGCAGGCGCTGGTTACTCGGGTCAGGACAAGCTGGTAGGAACGGTTTCGCTGGGAATGCCCAACTTTCGAGGCAATGGCCAGACGCTTCAACTCTCGACCGAGTTCGGATCTCGTCGCAATTCGCTTTCACTGTCTTTCACAGAGCCCTGGTTGTTTGGAACGCCGACCTCCTTTTCGGCTTCGATCTACAATCTCAATCGTAAATGGTACGATGACTTCTGGGAAGGTCGCCGGGGCGGATCGGTACGCTTCGGACGACGCCTGAGATGGCCGGATGATTATTTCCGGGTCTACGCCAGTTATCGTCTGGAAGATATTCGCTATTATGATTTCGAGGATTCCGTCTATGCCGCCGATCCGAATTCGCTGGCGCGATTTAACGAGGATTGGCTCCGGACCTCTTCGGTGACATCGACATTGATGCGCGATTCACGTGATTTGCCGATGTTTCCAACATCAGGATCGGTTCACTCCTACACGGTTGAGTATGCCGGTGGTCCCCTGGGGGGAGAGTGGCAGTACCACAAGCACACCTTTGAAGTAAAACATTTTTACAAGTTGTTCTGGAAATTCGTACTCGCAGGAAAGTTGAAACTGGGTGTCGTTGATTCACCTGACGGTGACGACGGTGTACCTTTTACAGAGCGGTTTTCGCCCGGAGGAACTGATCCCGACGGCACACTTCGAGGCTATGAAGATGGTGATGTCACGCCCAAGGATGACGACGGCTACAATATCCGCGGTCGATCGATGCTGGTCTACAATGCCGAAATCCAGTTCCCGGTAGTCGAACAGCAGATCTATGGCTTGTTGTTTGCCGATGCCGGTAACAGCTGGCTGGCCGGATACCAGATTAGACCTTTTGACTTTAAGGGTGAGTTAAAGAGATCGATTGGGGCCGGTTTCAGGGTGGTTATCCCTGGAATTGGAATCCTTGGATTCGATTTCGCTTATGGCTATGACAAAGATGATCCCGGCTGGAAACCTCATTTCCAGATCGGTTCAACGTTCTAAACAGGTTCGAAAATAAATCGGTAACATAAAAGTAAGAGAGTGGTGATGTCATGAAGAAGACCATTATTTTTCTTCTGCTAGCTCTGATTGGAGTTCCCCAGTTCGCTTCTGATATGGTGGCCCAGAGTGGAAAAATAGTATATGTTGATTCTTACCGAATTCGCAGTGAGTACCGTGAATTCCAGTCCGCGCAGGAAGTTTTTGACAAGGATCTCGATGCCTGGCAGAAAGAAGCGATGGAAATGGAACAGGAGATCGACAGCCTCAAGCGTGATCTCAACGAGAAAGCCCTGCTTCTCTCAGAAGAAGCCCGTGCCAAAAAAGAGGAAGTGATCGCAACTAAAGAGGCCGCATTACAGAAATATATGGTCGAGGTGTTCGGCCAGGGCGGTCAGGCTGAACAGCGCAACCAGGAACTTACCAAGCCGCTTCTGGACAAGATAACCGCTGTTCTGGAAAAAATCGCTCAGGACAATAACTACGATTATATCTTCGATTCAGTTAACGGTAATATCGCCTATGCCAAGAAAAGCCTGGATATAACCGACAAGGTGCTGGACGAGCTCGAAAAAACGCAGTAGTAAACTATGGAGATTACAACAGGGCGCCTGGCTGAAAAGCTGGGCGCTGAACTCAAGGGTGATCCCGAAATCGTCTTGACCGGGATGGCTTCGATAGAGTCCGCCGGGACAGGTGACCTGGCTTTTCTGGCGAATAGTAAATACTACAAGTATCTCGAGACCACCCGGGCATCCGCAATCATTGTCTCTCCCGAAGTCGTGGAAGCACCGGCTACCCTGATAGTTCATCCCCAGCCATATTTCATATTTGCCCAGGCATTGCGACTGTTCTATGCCGACGGGGACCAGCATGAACCGGGAATTCATGATAGCTCTGTAATCGGTGAAAACTGCGAGATTAGTTCGACGGCTTATGTCGGCCCGAGTGTAGTGATCGAGGACGGTGTCACGATCGGTGAGAAAACTCAGGTGCTGGCCGGTTGTTTCGTCGGCAGGGGATGCCTGATTGGTGCTGAATGCCGGCTGTTTCCAAACGTCACCCTGAGAGCAGGTTCAAAGCTGGGTGATCGGGTGCAGATCCACAGCGGGACTGTAGTAGGTTCCGACGGCTTTGGTTACGCTCAGGTAAACGGCCATCACCACAAGATTCCCCAGGTCGGGATTGTCGTGATAGAAGATGATGTCGAAATCGGATCCAATTGCTCGATCGACAAAGCCGCTTTGGGGGAAACGAGGATAGGTCGCGGCACAAAAATCGACAACCTTGTGCAGATCGCCCATAATGTCAAGATCGGTCAAAACTGTATCGTTGTTTCTCAGGTCGGAATTTCCGGTTCGACCAAACTCGGCAACAATGTTATCCTGGCCGGGCAGGTCGGGCTCGTGGGGCATATCGAAATTGG
This is a stretch of genomic DNA from Candidatus Zixiibacteriota bacterium. It encodes these proteins:
- the lpxD gene encoding UDP-3-O-(3-hydroxymyristoyl)glucosamine N-acyltransferase — translated: MEITTGRLAEKLGAELKGDPEIVLTGMASIESAGTGDLAFLANSKYYKYLETTRASAIIVSPEVVEAPATLIVHPQPYFIFAQALRLFYADGDQHEPGIHDSSVIGENCEISSTAYVGPSVVIEDGVTIGEKTQVLAGCFVGRGCLIGAECRLFPNVTLRAGSKLGDRVQIHSGTVVGSDGFGYAQVNGHHHKIPQVGIVVIEDDVEIGSNCSIDKAALGETRIGRGTKIDNLVQIAHNVKIGQNCIVVSQVGISGSTKLGNNVILAGQVGLVGHIEIGDNVMVAAQSGVNKSLEADKAYFGSPATEIMHQKRIEASTKKLPELIRRVRKLEKQLIEKNSEKTNE
- the bamA gene encoding outer membrane protein assembly factor BamA is translated as MSSRFLLLGILLFALFSWSSTVEAQNLTISSVEVRGNLTADRSLILSVADITIGAVLTSTSTQDAIRAIYGLGLFSDVRIKGEVTDEQTIDLIIEVEEYPRVTRVEYSGNDKLDDDDIKEVDSIEVGRQIPPHELKQATERIRRKYQDKGYYLVNIETELKPVEGSQLNHELLIKLDEGPKIRIMDIVFEGNDVFTDDKLRGKMGNKPKGFLRSGNFDPEKHEEDKEKIIEFYHEKGYLDADILHDTVIVHEDDPRWMTVKIEVYEGIQYRYGDTKFTGNKIYGDKLLHSRLKYDEGDIFNSEKFEESISELYAVYQEDGYIHARIFENISTVDSILNIEFEVSEGVPAKIHKIVINGNTKTKEKVIRREMASRPGQVFRRSALMRSVRNVMLLNYFGKAEPDFKVLPNGDVDLILEVEEKPTGQFNAGAGYSGQDKLVGTVSLGMPNFRGNGQTLQLSTEFGSRRNSLSLSFTEPWLFGTPTSFSASIYNLNRKWYDDFWEGRRGGSVRFGRRLRWPDDYFRVYASYRLEDIRYYDFEDSVYAADPNSLARFNEDWLRTSSVTSTLMRDSRDLPMFPTSGSVHSYTVEYAGGPLGGEWQYHKHTFEVKHFYKLFWKFVLAGKLKLGVVDSPDGDDGVPFTERFSPGGTDPDGTLRGYEDGDVTPKDDDGYNIRGRSMLVYNAEIQFPVVEQQIYGLLFADAGNSWLAGYQIRPFDFKGELKRSIGAGFRVVIPGIGILGFDFAYGYDKDDPGWKPHFQIGSTF